The Thermoclostridium stercorarium subsp. stercorarium DSM 8532 genome contains a region encoding:
- a CDS encoding cache domain-containing sensor histidine kinase, with translation MTKLYAIRKHFRDLPIYKKLVFSFVFLAIFPALFIGILSYCRSSELIKHKTEQYTNDILMEMGNNIENKLREAERVTFQVLSNSIIQNSLKKSNRGFANEQEKITAEKNIHSQLSGLISSVSDIAAIQIISNNGTIYYVNPASISLNDNEEERKIVEKGLGRPYWFNTDPSTQTLMVGRVINSLDAQKKIGYVFVYLRESSIINTFKETELFNNGKLYIIDQQGYIVLARDRNLLGKRNEFTSKAINGFMDNNTFTTAKIAGKNYYVSYRDIKGTSWKMVCFIPSLEYEWEVILLRNWIFLTILLCCLLSFVLSVVISKDISKPVQDLSKKMQEVGKGNFSVYIDYDAKDEIGVLSRRFNEMVSQVNLLIKKVYQEELLKQKAELKSLRMQINPHFLYNTLESINWMARMHGVPEIGRMVKALGDLMRASINGEDFISVREEIRNIENYLTIQKFRYGDKISAEMDINPGILDVKIPKLILQPIVENAVIHGIENKIGNGKISIEGFSENGTVILRVKDDGIGMDEELCSKILSENHDSGKTDRHTHIGLKNVDKRIKMYYGEKYGIKIQSRKGCGTCVSISIPSNHTVNSSDS, from the coding sequence TTGACTAAGCTGTATGCCATCCGCAAACATTTTCGCGATCTTCCGATTTATAAAAAGCTGGTTTTTTCATTCGTCTTCCTTGCAATCTTCCCCGCGCTTTTTATCGGAATTCTTTCCTACTGCCGATCCAGTGAACTTATAAAACACAAAACCGAGCAATATACCAATGATATACTGATGGAAATGGGCAATAATATAGAAAACAAACTGCGTGAAGCCGAACGTGTCACCTTCCAGGTGCTTTCAAATTCAATAATCCAGAACAGTTTAAAAAAAAGCAACAGGGGTTTTGCCAATGAACAGGAAAAAATTACTGCCGAGAAAAACATACATTCGCAGCTCAGTGGGCTTATTTCTTCAGTTTCGGATATAGCCGCAATACAGATAATTTCAAATAACGGAACGATATATTATGTAAATCCTGCGTCAATCTCCCTAAATGACAACGAAGAGGAAAGGAAAATTGTGGAGAAAGGTTTGGGAAGACCGTACTGGTTTAATACCGATCCATCCACACAAACCTTAATGGTGGGAAGGGTTATAAACAGCCTCGACGCTCAGAAGAAAATCGGCTATGTGTTCGTATACCTGCGTGAAAGCAGTATCATAAACACATTTAAGGAAACCGAACTTTTCAATAACGGTAAGCTGTATATTATAGACCAACAAGGTTATATTGTTCTGGCAAGGGACAGAAATCTTCTTGGAAAAAGAAATGAATTCACGTCAAAGGCAATAAACGGTTTTATGGATAATAACACCTTTACAACGGCCAAAATAGCAGGTAAAAATTATTATGTCTCATACAGGGATATAAAGGGTACGTCATGGAAAATGGTCTGTTTCATACCTTCACTGGAATATGAATGGGAAGTAATATTGCTCAGAAACTGGATATTTTTAACTATTTTGTTATGTTGCCTTTTGTCATTTGTTCTGTCCGTAGTGATTTCAAAAGACATTTCAAAACCTGTTCAGGATCTTTCAAAGAAAATGCAGGAAGTCGGTAAGGGAAATTTCAGTGTATATATTGATTATGACGCAAAGGATGAAATTGGCGTATTAAGCAGGCGTTTCAATGAAATGGTAAGCCAGGTGAACCTTCTTATTAAAAAAGTTTATCAGGAGGAACTGCTTAAGCAGAAAGCCGAACTGAAATCTTTAAGAATGCAGATTAATCCCCATTTCCTCTATAATACACTGGAATCCATCAACTGGATGGCAAGAATGCACGGAGTTCCTGAAATCGGCAGAATGGTCAAAGCCCTCGGTGACCTTATGCGTGCGAGCATTAACGGCGAAGACTTCATTTCCGTCAGGGAGGAAATCAGAAATATTGAAAACTATCTGACCATTCAGAAATTCAGATACGGCGACAAAATAAGCGCAGAAATGGATATAAATCCCGGGATACTGGATGTAAAAATACCAAAGCTGATTCTTCAGCCAATAGTTGAAAATGCAGTAATACATGGAATAGAAAATAAAATCGGCAATGGAAAAATATCAATAGAAGGCTTCAGCGAGAACGGGACAGTCATTTTACGGGTGAAAGACGACGGAATAGGAATGGACGAGGAACTGTGCTCAAAAATACTTTCGGAAAACCACGACTCCGGCAAAACCGACAGACATACCCATATAGGACTGAAAAACGTGGATAAAAGGATAAAAATGTATTATGGCGAAAAATACGGGATTAAAATTCAAAGCCGCAAGGGATGCGGCACTTGCGTAAGCATATCCATCCCCTCAAATCATACGGTCAATTCATCGGATTCATAA
- a CDS encoding ABC transporter substrate-binding protein, whose product MRRIPSLFLCLVLLISSLLTGCSTSNVDTGTGGQKTKLRIEAWGIETDPNSKIIKEAVDLYNKRSETAEIEIAFTESEQYKTKIATLMAANEAPDLFNTWAAGFLKTFVNSGKVYSISEDLENDPEWKNSYVNGIFDALTFDGKIYAAPTTQTVVCLFYNKEIFDRLNLKVPETYSELKEVIRVLNENGIIPFALGNKAPWVGAMYSEIIANRIGGGEPFKKVYEGTGTWLDPSFIRAGEIMYELAQMNAFPEGFNALDNDPAQELFKEEKAAMLVMGSWAIQQLTNDESPVKDKVDVAKFPIIENGKGSINSWLGQPDQSFAISANCKDKKAAVEFLKTIASQEIQEKFAEAGNLVVTKISLPAEKANPIAIKVTELQKDMEEFFLFYDVALGNTIGDEYNNTIQAITAGKNPEEAFRALQEFTEQNRE is encoded by the coding sequence ATGAGAAGGATTCCGTCTCTGTTTTTGTGCCTTGTTCTTTTAATTTCTTCTCTGTTAACAGGCTGCAGCACTTCAAATGTCGACACCGGTACAGGCGGACAAAAAACCAAACTGAGAATTGAGGCCTGGGGAATAGAAACAGACCCGAATTCAAAAATCATTAAAGAAGCGGTAGATTTATACAACAAAAGAAGTGAAACAGCAGAAATAGAAATTGCGTTTACCGAATCGGAACAGTACAAGACAAAAATAGCAACACTGATGGCGGCCAATGAAGCTCCGGATTTGTTTAATACATGGGCTGCAGGGTTTTTGAAGACTTTTGTCAATTCAGGAAAAGTATACAGTATCAGCGAAGACCTCGAAAATGATCCCGAATGGAAAAACAGTTATGTAAACGGCATTTTCGATGCACTCACCTTTGACGGCAAAATTTATGCGGCCCCAACCACTCAAACCGTTGTATGCCTGTTCTATAACAAAGAGATTTTCGACAGGCTGAATCTGAAAGTTCCCGAAACATACTCCGAACTAAAAGAAGTGATCAGGGTGCTCAATGAGAACGGCATTATTCCGTTTGCACTCGGAAACAAAGCCCCCTGGGTGGGTGCAATGTACAGCGAAATTATCGCCAACCGTATAGGCGGGGGTGAACCGTTTAAGAAAGTATACGAAGGTACCGGGACATGGCTTGATCCGTCTTTCATCCGTGCAGGCGAAATAATGTATGAGCTGGCGCAGATGAATGCTTTCCCGGAAGGCTTTAATGCACTGGATAACGATCCTGCCCAGGAACTGTTCAAGGAAGAAAAAGCGGCAATGCTGGTTATGGGCAGCTGGGCAATCCAGCAGCTGACCAATGATGAATCGCCGGTTAAGGATAAAGTTGATGTTGCAAAATTCCCCATAATAGAAAACGGTAAAGGAAGCATTAACAGCTGGCTGGGTCAGCCCGACCAGAGTTTTGCCATAAGCGCGAACTGCAAAGACAAAAAAGCCGCCGTCGAATTCCTGAAGACCATAGCGTCACAGGAAATCCAGGAAAAATTTGCAGAAGCGGGAAACCTTGTAGTGACAAAAATCTCGCTTCCTGCTGAAAAGGCAAATCCTATTGCAATAAAGGTCACGGAACTTCAGAAGGACATGGAAGAGTTTTTCCTGTTCTATGACGTCGCACTGGGAAATACAATAGGCGATGAATATAACAATACAATCCAGGCGATTACCGCAGGAAAAAATCCGGAAGAAGCGTTTCGTGCGTTGCAGGAATTTACCGAACAAAACAGGGAGTAA
- a CDS encoding carbohydrate ABC transporter permease: MEFMLRNKKTILSFILPALIIYTIIVIVPIFSSVYYSFFRWNILDTIKFTGINNYISLFTKDDVFVISAKNTFLLMFWTIVIQTPLAIALAIAISGSIKGKRYFKTVYFLPNILSSVAIGLLWSFIYNPDFGIVNRLLTSVGLENLTRLWLADEKTVMGSVVVVVCWQFVGYHMIIYLAAIENIPSELKEAALIDGVNQGKMIRYITLPLIKPIIRIDTILMATGSLRFFDLIYVMTYGGPNHASEVIASYMYYKAFRTYQYGYGSAISVVLLLLCLIVTVILKKMFSSEEIQY, encoded by the coding sequence ATGGAATTCATGCTGCGAAACAAAAAAACAATTCTTTCTTTTATTCTACCGGCACTGATAATATATACAATAATTGTAATAGTGCCTATCTTCAGCTCTGTATATTACAGTTTTTTCAGATGGAATATTCTTGACACCATCAAATTTACAGGGATAAACAATTATATCAGTCTTTTTACGAAAGATGACGTTTTTGTCATAAGCGCAAAAAACACTTTCCTGCTGATGTTTTGGACAATTGTAATACAAACACCTCTTGCAATTGCCCTTGCCATAGCCATCAGCGGCAGTATAAAAGGAAAAAGATATTTTAAAACGGTTTACTTTCTTCCAAATATCCTTTCAAGCGTTGCAATAGGCCTGCTGTGGTCATTTATATACAATCCCGACTTTGGAATTGTCAACCGTCTCCTTACGTCCGTAGGACTTGAGAATTTAACCCGGTTATGGCTGGCCGACGAAAAAACCGTAATGGGTTCGGTTGTGGTAGTTGTATGCTGGCAGTTTGTGGGATATCACATGATTATTTATCTTGCAGCGATAGAAAACATTCCTTCGGAATTAAAAGAGGCTGCACTCATTGACGGCGTAAATCAGGGTAAAATGATCCGATACATTACTCTGCCCCTGATAAAACCCATAATAAGAATTGATACGATTTTAATGGCTACAGGCTCGCTGCGGTTTTTTGATCTTATCTATGTTATGACCTACGGAGGCCCAAACCATGCCAGCGAAGTGATAGCCTCGTACATGTACTATAAGGCTTTCAGAACTTATCAGTACGGATACGGCAGCGCAATTTCGGTGGTTTTGCTGCTGCTCTGCCTTATTGTCACCGTTATCCTGAAAAAAATGTTCAGCTCTGAAGAAATACAATATTAG
- a CDS encoding carbohydrate ABC transporter permease, whose amino-acid sequence MIWLILNSFKTNSQLFNDPWGITFSPVFGNYITAWTSGKIGTSFLNSVFVSASSMLITIIIASMAAFAITRLKWKLSGAVLDFFLLGVMIPIHSTLIPLFLMFNKIKLTNNYLSLILPYVAFALPTSIFILTGFMSTIPREVEEAFIIDGGSMAGVFWKIIFPLSKSPIATISIFNFVSMWNELMFALIFMSDQNKMTLPVCLTRFKGQYSTNWTVQLAAVVIMVIPSIAVYLLLSDRIIESMTVGAVKG is encoded by the coding sequence TTGATTTGGCTGATTCTTAATTCCTTCAAAACCAATTCGCAGCTTTTTAACGATCCATGGGGAATCACCTTTTCACCTGTGTTTGGGAATTATATCACCGCATGGACTTCAGGCAAAATAGGCACCAGCTTTCTTAACTCCGTGTTTGTGTCAGCAAGTTCGATGCTAATTACAATAATCATCGCGAGTATGGCTGCTTTTGCAATAACCCGCCTGAAATGGAAGCTGTCGGGTGCGGTTCTGGATTTCTTCCTCCTGGGGGTAATGATACCAATTCATTCCACATTGATACCCCTTTTTCTGATGTTTAACAAAATAAAACTGACAAACAACTATCTTTCCCTCATCCTTCCCTATGTGGCTTTTGCCCTTCCGACCTCCATTTTCATACTTACAGGTTTCATGAGCACTATCCCGAGGGAAGTGGAAGAGGCCTTTATAATCGACGGCGGCAGCATGGCCGGGGTATTTTGGAAAATCATTTTTCCGCTGTCCAAATCACCTATTGCCACAATATCCATTTTCAATTTCGTATCCATGTGGAATGAACTTATGTTCGCATTAATATTCATGTCCGATCAGAATAAAATGACCCTTCCGGTATGCCTGACCCGTTTCAAGGGGCAGTATTCCACCAACTGGACGGTGCAACTGGCTGCAGTGGTTATTATGGTAATTCCAAGCATTGCAGTGTATCTTCTTCTGAGCGACAGGATTATTGAAAGCATGACAGTGGGAGCGGTAAAAGGATAA
- a CDS encoding ABC transporter ATP-binding protein, translating to MEKIKNFIAYYRPYKGMFFMDMFCALVLSAIDLFFPKLVQYLLDEVYGKRPPDMIKIILLAGLGLLALYIIRYFCQRYITAQGHIMGARMEADMRRDLFSHLQKLSFSFYDNANTGTLMSRMTNDLFDISELAHHGPEDLFISVIKIAGAVVIMLTMNVKLTIILLLLISFIIVFTANYNLKMRAVFADNRRKIALVNAQTQDTLEGIRVVKSFSNEKIEQQKFDRSNHEFLNSKESNYTIMGKFFSGNQFLQGVLYLTVLVIGGIFLSHGSISSSELVAYILFINVFLNPIDKLVNFTEQYQKGMAGFERFLEILNTKPEIEDSEDAEELTNVEGEIRFNNVSFSYNGKKEVLKNINLTIPKGKTVALVGPSGSGKTTFCNLIPRFYEVDEGSITIDGKDIRKVTLESLRRNIGMVQQDVYLFSGTVKENILYGKPDATDEEVIQAAKLANAHDFIMELENGYDTFVGERGVKLSGGQKQRISIARAFLKNPPILILDEATSALDNESERLVQQALDVLAKGRTTLIIAHRLSTVKNADRIVVLTSNGIEEEGTHDELINKGGVYASLYKEMQI from the coding sequence ATGGAAAAAATTAAAAATTTTATAGCTTATTATCGCCCTTACAAGGGTATGTTTTTTATGGACATGTTTTGTGCCTTGGTACTTTCAGCCATTGATCTTTTTTTCCCGAAGCTTGTTCAGTATCTGCTGGATGAAGTATACGGCAAGCGCCCGCCTGATATGATTAAAATCATACTTCTTGCGGGTTTGGGGCTTTTGGCGCTTTATATTATCAGGTATTTCTGCCAGCGCTATATAACCGCGCAGGGACATATAATGGGGGCACGCATGGAAGCGGATATGCGCAGGGATCTGTTCAGCCATCTGCAGAAACTTTCCTTTTCCTTTTATGACAATGCAAATACCGGAACACTGATGTCCCGCATGACAAACGATCTTTTTGACATTTCGGAGCTTGCGCACCATGGCCCTGAGGATCTGTTCATTTCAGTAATAAAGATTGCCGGGGCTGTGGTTATTATGCTTACAATGAATGTTAAATTGACGATCATCCTTTTGTTGCTTATTTCATTCATAATTGTATTCACAGCCAATTACAACCTTAAAATGAGGGCCGTATTTGCCGACAACCGCAGAAAAATAGCATTGGTAAACGCCCAGACGCAGGATACGCTGGAGGGAATAAGAGTAGTTAAGTCTTTTTCCAATGAAAAAATTGAGCAGCAGAAGTTTGACAGGAGCAATCATGAGTTTCTGAACTCAAAAGAGTCCAATTATACAATAATGGGGAAATTCTTTTCGGGTAACCAGTTTCTTCAGGGTGTGCTGTACCTGACGGTACTGGTGATTGGAGGCATATTCCTGAGCCACGGCAGTATATCTTCGTCCGAGCTTGTAGCGTATATTCTTTTTATAAACGTATTTTTAAATCCCATTGACAAGCTGGTGAATTTTACAGAGCAGTATCAGAAGGGAATGGCAGGATTTGAGCGGTTCCTTGAAATTCTGAATACAAAACCAGAAATAGAGGATAGCGAAGATGCCGAAGAGCTGACCAATGTGGAGGGGGAAATAAGGTTTAATAACGTGTCTTTCAGTTATAACGGCAAGAAGGAAGTTTTAAAAAACATTAATCTGACAATACCGAAAGGAAAAACAGTTGCGCTGGTGGGCCCGTCGGGGAGCGGAAAAACCACCTTCTGCAATCTGATACCCAGGTTCTATGAGGTCGATGAAGGCTCAATAACCATTGACGGAAAGGATATACGGAAGGTTACCTTGGAATCACTACGCAGAAATATAGGAATGGTCCAGCAGGATGTATACCTGTTTTCAGGAACGGTAAAGGAGAACATTTTATACGGAAAACCTGATGCGACCGATGAGGAAGTAATACAGGCCGCAAAGCTTGCCAACGCCCATGATTTTATAATGGAACTGGAAAACGGGTATGACACGTTTGTAGGTGAAAGAGGAGTAAAACTGTCGGGAGGTCAGAAACAGAGAATATCAATAGCAAGGGCTTTTCTGAAAAATCCCCCCATCCTGATACTTGATGAAGCGACTTCCGCGCTGGACAATGAAAGCGAGAGACTGGTTCAGCAGGCGCTGGATGTACTTGCAAAGGGAAGGACCACGCTGATAATAGCTCACCGCCTTTCCACCGTAAAAAATGCCGACAGAATTGTGGTTCTGACATCCAATGGTATTGAAGAAGAGGGAACCCATGATGAGCTTATTAATAAAGGCGGGGTCTACGCGTCACTGTATAAGGAAATGCAGATATAA
- a CDS encoding GerAB/ArcD/ProY family transporter, translating to MKRKRISAFKVAATYIGTVVGAGFATGQEIMQFFARFGIYGAGGLLVATGLFIFFGFIIMDLGNKLHARSHLEIIRFSGGKFLGTVIDTIITFFLFGTFSVMIAGNGALFEQQLRLPAIAGNTVMAVLTALTVLTGINGVINSISFVVPFLLTVVMAVSVFSFAQNPVKPVFPVISQDGLVNHWLAASVLYVSYNTVTSVAILGPLGNEAKDEKTIRNGAILGGLGLGAGAGMIYLALSGYMAVIDKFEVPMLHIAGGISPLLQVVYAIVLIAEIYTTAVSSLYGFTSRVIDMEKKPVKGRYIVAASTVVALLSSRLGFSNLVKFLYPLIGYCGIIILAALVVNMYIAKKKHLN from the coding sequence GTGAAAAGAAAAAGGATTTCTGCTTTTAAAGTGGCTGCAACATATATAGGTACCGTTGTAGGTGCGGGATTCGCCACCGGACAGGAAATCATGCAGTTTTTCGCAAGGTTTGGGATATACGGCGCGGGCGGACTGTTGGTTGCAACGGGCTTGTTTATTTTTTTCGGTTTTATAATCATGGATTTGGGAAATAAGCTGCATGCCAGATCCCATTTGGAGATTATCCGCTTCTCAGGGGGAAAGTTTCTTGGAACGGTAATTGACACAATAATAACCTTTTTTCTGTTTGGCACCTTTTCGGTAATGATAGCCGGGAACGGCGCACTGTTTGAACAGCAGTTAAGGCTTCCTGCAATAGCGGGGAATACGGTTATGGCCGTTCTTACTGCCCTTACGGTGCTCACGGGGATTAATGGGGTTATAAATTCGATAAGCTTTGTAGTGCCCTTTTTATTGACGGTGGTTATGGCGGTCAGTGTGTTTTCATTTGCTCAGAATCCTGTAAAACCGGTATTTCCGGTAATAAGCCAGGACGGACTGGTAAATCACTGGCTTGCCGCCTCTGTTTTATATGTGTCGTATAATACCGTTACATCGGTTGCGATACTCGGACCATTGGGAAATGAGGCGAAGGATGAAAAAACAATAAGGAACGGGGCAATACTCGGTGGTCTGGGTCTTGGTGCTGGAGCCGGTATGATTTACCTTGCGCTGTCAGGATATATGGCAGTTATAGATAAATTTGAAGTTCCGATGCTCCATATTGCGGGAGGTATTTCGCCGCTTTTGCAGGTTGTGTATGCAATTGTTCTGATTGCCGAAATTTACACAACTGCAGTCAGTTCCCTTTACGGATTTACCTCAAGGGTTATCGATATGGAGAAAAAACCCGTAAAGGGAAGGTACATAGTGGCGGCTTCAACCGTTGTGGCTTTATTGTCAAGCCGTTTGGGTTTTTCAAATCTGGTTAAGTTTCTATACCCCCTTATAGGCTACTGCGGGATTATCATTCTTGCAGCCCTTGTCGTGAATATGTATATAGCGAAAAAAAAGCATTTGAATTGA
- a CDS encoding ferredoxin — MKAFVDKDVCIGCGLCTDLCPEVFSMDDDGTATAIDEEISEDTEDAAREAAEQCPVGAIKIDEED; from the coding sequence ATGAAAGCTTTTGTTGATAAGGACGTATGCATAGGGTGTGGGCTTTGCACCGATTTGTGCCCCGAAGTGTTCAGCATGGACGATGACGGAACAGCCACTGCAATAGATGAAGAAATTTCCGAGGATACGGAGGATGCAGCAAGAGAAGCCGCAGAGCAGTGTCCCGTTGGAGCTATAAAAATTGATGAAGAAGATTAA
- a CDS encoding DUF6485 family protein yields the protein MACEYNKISCTCTYPCSRRGKCCECVAYHRRNGEVPGCFFSKDGEKTYDRSIENLYSDYRKRGY from the coding sequence ATGGCTTGTGAATATAATAAGATCAGCTGTACCTGTACATATCCCTGCTCCCGGCGCGGCAAATGCTGCGAATGCGTGGCGTACCACCGCAGAAACGGCGAAGTGCCGGGATGTTTTTTCTCAAAGGACGGAGAAAAAACCTATGACCGATCCATAGAAAACCTTTATAGTGATTACAGAAAAAGAGGGTATTAA
- a CDS encoding inorganic diphosphatase, which translates to MNIWHDIDPEEIKPHEFTAVIEIPAGSKKKYELDKRTGLLVLDRILYTSTHYPANYGFIPRTYANDRDPLDVLVLSSESLDPMIMVKCYPIGVVRMVDCDEVDDKIIAIPVKDPTWNFYKDINAVPPHISSEIKHFFEVYKSLENKVSAATEVLGPEEAKNIIREAINMYERHFCGKLI; encoded by the coding sequence ATGAACATTTGGCATGATATAGATCCGGAAGAAATAAAACCTCATGAGTTTACTGCTGTGATTGAAATACCCGCGGGTAGCAAAAAGAAATATGAACTTGACAAACGGACGGGATTGCTGGTACTGGACAGAATTCTCTATACATCCACCCATTATCCCGCCAATTATGGTTTTATACCCAGAACTTACGCGAATGACAGGGATCCACTTGATGTGCTGGTTTTGTCAAGTGAATCGTTGGATCCGATGATAATGGTAAAATGTTATCCTATAGGTGTTGTACGGATGGTTGACTGTGACGAAGTGGATGATAAAATAATTGCAATACCTGTGAAAGATCCTACATGGAATTTCTATAAGGATATTAATGCCGTTCCTCCGCACATATCCAGCGAGATAAAGCACTTTTTTGAAGTTTATAAAAGTCTTGAAAACAAAGTATCGGCAGCAACCGAAGTTCTTGGCCCTGAGGAGGCAAAAAACATAATAAGGGAGGCCATCAATATGTACGAAAGGCATTTTTGCGGTAAGCTGATTTAA
- a CDS encoding IS256 family transposase: protein MDKNTYYETVKNMAVEKVLNQYCSDSDPSRPALKKLLEDLLDWFMLSERQIYLLKNENDKGNGFYDRKLGTPMGNLDISVPRTRTGDFRPHILPEPYKRVDESYTDLLMSLVVNGYSESSLLNTLKSLNLPYSDDELNKIKDDLKSELDLFKQRELPESVFALLIDAYHCEIKDGSKVKKAACYIILGVDMEGKKDIFGLYTFFGKENRADWNKVFEDLINRGLKRVLVVVSDDFPGIIETVKAVYPYADHQLCFVHLQRNIRKYMTKADAAEFNKELDKIKFASSFDEAVQKFYDLCSKFKSKYSRYMNILMEKAEHYMAFIKYPESLRKHVYTTNSVESINSLVEKIRIRSGGYFNSVEVLEINIYLQRENLRRTKWKKAVPMINAHIYEIQQIFQLRYFNQTQNS from the coding sequence ATGGATAAAAATACCTATTATGAAACAGTCAAAAATATGGCGGTTGAAAAAGTATTAAACCAGTATTGCTCTGATTCAGATCCATCACGCCCTGCCCTCAAAAAGTTGCTGGAGGATTTGCTCGACTGGTTTATGTTGTCTGAACGCCAAATCTATCTCTTGAAAAACGAGAACGACAAAGGCAACGGCTTTTATGATAGAAAACTTGGTACACCTATGGGTAACCTGGACATCTCTGTCCCAAGAACTCGCACTGGCGATTTCAGACCCCACATCCTACCTGAACCGTATAAAAGGGTGGATGAATCCTATACAGACCTTCTTATGTCCCTTGTTGTCAACGGTTATTCAGAATCTTCTCTCTTAAATACCCTCAAAAGCCTCAACCTTCCTTACTCTGATGATGAACTCAACAAAATCAAAGATGACCTAAAAAGTGAATTAGACCTTTTCAAACAACGGGAATTACCCGAATCGGTGTTTGCTTTATTAATCGATGCTTATCATTGTGAGATAAAAGACGGCTCAAAAGTGAAGAAAGCCGCATGCTACATAATCCTTGGCGTTGATATGGAAGGTAAGAAAGACATCTTTGGCCTTTACACCTTCTTCGGCAAAGAAAACAGAGCCGATTGGAACAAGGTCTTTGAAGACTTGATAAACCGCGGTCTTAAACGAGTTTTAGTGGTTGTAAGTGATGATTTCCCAGGTATTATCGAGACCGTCAAAGCTGTATATCCATATGCTGATCATCAGCTCTGTTTTGTACACCTTCAGAGAAATATCCGCAAATACATGACCAAAGCTGATGCCGCAGAATTCAATAAAGAACTCGATAAAATAAAATTTGCTTCTTCCTTTGATGAAGCTGTTCAAAAGTTTTATGACCTTTGCAGTAAATTTAAGAGTAAATATAGCCGATATATGAACATTCTCATGGAGAAAGCAGAACATTATATGGCTTTCATTAAATACCCCGAATCCTTGAGGAAGCATGTTTATACTACCAACAGTGTAGAGAGTATCAACAGTCTAGTTGAAAAAATTCGGATAAGATCGGGTGGTTACTTTAACTCTGTCGAAGTATTGGAAATTAACATATATTTACAGAGGGAGAACTTGAGGCGGACAAAATGGAAAAAAGCGGTACCAATGATAAATGCTCACATTTATGAAATACAACAAATTTTCCAGTTACGTTACTTTAATCAGACACAAAATTCTTGA